From the genome of Arthrobacter russicus:
AGAGGCAGCACGCCCTGCAGCTGCAGCGCTGCTCGAGCGCGCCGATCGGCTGCTGACCGGCACGGAAGCCATAGGCTGGTGACATGACCGCGCTCATCATCGCCGCCGCCGTCCTGCTCGCGGCACTGCTGGGTTGGCCGGTCACCGCGCTGGTGCTCCGGCTGGCCCGAGAATCCGCTGCGGCCGGAACCTTGCCCGCGACCGTTCCGGTAACCGAGGCCGCAGATAGCGCATTGCCCGAGGACGCTCCCGCGGCGGAGGCCCCGCGCGAAGCCGCGGCACCCCGGCACCGGGAGCCGGCAACCGGGACGCCGGCAACCGTGTTGCGCGGTGGGCTGACCATCGGGATCCTCGAGCGGATCGCGGTGGTTTTCTGCATCGTCTTCGACCAACCGGTCGCCATCGCCTATGTCGTGGCCATCAAAGGCCTGGGCCGGTACCCGGAGCTGAAAGAATCGCCGGCAGCGAGCGAGCGGTTCATCATCGGAACCTTAGCCTCGCTGATCTGGGCCGCGCTGGTCGGCATCTTGGGCCGTTGGCTGATCGGGCTGGCCGGCTGACGCCACCCGGCCCAACAGGACAAGCTCAGCCTGGCTGAGTAGGGTGAGGGCATGACTGTATTTGCGGTGGAATATGTTTATGATCCGGATCTCGCCGAGCGGCGGGACGAATGCCGTCCTGCCCACCGGCAGTGGCTCGGCGAGCTGGTCGAAGCCGGTGTGCTGTTGGCTTCCGGACCGTATTTGGACGGCAGTGGCGGCCTTTTCGCTTTTGTCGCGGCCGATGAAGCGGAGTTGCACAAAGTGCTCGCCCAGGACCCCTTCGCGCTGCACGGCTGTGTTGCCGGGACCCGGACCACCGGATGGAATCCGGTCACCGGGTTGCTCAAGGAATACGCGCAGGGTGCTTGAAGCTTAGAATGGTGAGGTGTGCCGGCCGGCAACCGCCGGGCAAGCTGCGCACCCAGTAACAAGGAGTTCATCGTGACCTCGGTCAGCCTCGGAATGCCCGCAGCCCCACCGCCAGTTCTGGCACCCCGTCGGAAGACCCGGCA
Proteins encoded in this window:
- a CDS encoding YciI family protein — protein: MTVFAVEYVYDPDLAERRDECRPAHRQWLGELVEAGVLLASGPYLDGSGGLFAFVAADEAELHKVLAQDPFALHGCVAGTRTTGWNPVTGLLKEYAQGA